In the Triticum aestivum cultivar Chinese Spring chromosome 2B, IWGSC CS RefSeq v2.1, whole genome shotgun sequence genome, TAGATTAACTTcaaatttcaagaagtgttggAGCAACCGCCTGATGTGCACGCTGCCTCCACGGTGGTGGGGACTCAGATGGGTTGCAACGCACTGGGTGGCAGAATGATGCACATTGTGCCAATCTAACTATAAGATGCAAAAAACTAGCAAAGACCAGCTATATGATGACAAGACATGTATGAAGGTTGGTAAGCGGGTTGCCCATTGAAGCGGGCAGGCCGACCAGATTTCCTTCCATGTTGGTTTGACTACAGCCAAATCTGGCAAGCAAAACAAGGGTACAAAGAACACTAGCCTTGGTACAATGCAGCCTAGGACTGACGATGCTTTCTTGGCAAATGCATCTCCAGCAGATTGCAGAAATGTAAGCTACTCGGAACCCAGTGCATATCTTCATCTatgagaaaaaggaaagaaacgaTACTGATTGATACTACAACAATAAAAAGGTGTTCGATTTGGCCTCAGAATTGCAGAATAACAGCATGGACGCACAGCGACCAATCAGTCCCGAAAGATGGTATGATTAAAAGTTTTTTCATCACCGGCCAAGCATGAACAATATTAGGTCTCTAAAGTTTAACACAGATCAGGTCTGGACCAGCACAAAACATCTATTTTGTGACCTTATCGCATTTTAAGAATAATGGGAGGAAAATGATTGTTGGCAAAAGAGATTATCAAGCTCAGCCCAACTGCCCACTTTCCTCAAATTAATATTGCAGGAAAAACTTTCGGCAAGAAATGCACAGCATAAGGCATTTAACCGATACACACTTATCCTGCAAAGGCAACAAAGAACAAAGCATACAAATTCATATGCAGAGCAGATAGAACCAGAAGCAATAATCCAATGCACAGAacaatgctgcaaaaacaagtttaaGGTACACGCCATACTTCAGAATGATGCATAATTTAGAAGAATAAAGATATAACTACTCATTATAATCTAGCAGATGATCAATGAGCATAACTGTAGATAAATATTGGTTACAGACGCTTGCACCTTTAAAAGGTGAAGCTCTTTTCTACTATTAAAAGACACTACAAGTATGTATAAATAAAATAACTACATAATCAGTAAGCACAGCATCAATACACCTAAACTCGATTACCACTACAGAGCTGTGACCTGAGCATTAACCACTAACAGCAACCTATAATGACGACCTTATCAGTAGCTGTGCTACATTGCCAGGAATCAAAACCAGACAAACCATTGCTCCGGTATTCTCTCAACCCTTTAATACATCCAGACATGGGAGTAAATATCTGTGTCTGCCATATTGGACAAGACAGCATTTTTTAGGTCCAACGATATAAATTGTAGGAAATTATTGCATTGGGCGCAAATGCTCCTCAAATTTATGCAACAACAATTATTTTTCAGGTCCAACGATATAAATTGTAGGGAATTAATACATTGAGCGCAGATCCTCCTCAAATTTATGCAACAAGAACACAAGAACGAAAACAAGTACACAAATCTGACATGGCACAAGCAAAGAAAAATATAAAAGATAAACTAATGGATCAGATTTCTGGCTTGGAACCCTCTGACAAGGATTACATATGCGCATAGTATAATCATAGTCGATCATTTGGGGAAAGGATCCTCATATCCATTCAACTTGTGATAAATGAAACAAACACAAATCTGAAAGATAAAATACATTAAGCAAGATGGATCAGACTTCTGGCTTGGAATCCTCTGATAAAGGATTACAGTTGCGCACAGTATAATCATAGTCGATCATTTGGGGAAAGGGTCCTCACTTCCATTTAAAGTTCAGACCAGTTCATCCGATGTGGATAAAACGGCACACATTGTCTTATTGTTATGTCCAACGTGTATAATTGCAAAAGCGTTGACAGTTGTAAGGAACAAGCGAGGCATTGCAGAAACAATTAACCATTGTAATACATTGCTCAGTCATATGATACGTCATCTCATGGACGCCAGAGGCATCTCTGAAGTCTGACATGCGAAAATTCATAATTCATCATCGCATTGGCATGGATcttagaaataaaatagaaaaaggaagAACAAAAAACGAGGGATCAGAAGTCTATTAAGTATGGTAATCAGTCATAAGAAATCAGAAACACGGACCAACTTTTCTTCATCACATCCCAGATATGCAGAAACGAAAAACAATAGAGAGAAATCGCAACGGCAGAGAGATCATCAGAGACTTAAATACTAAGAATCAGATCATGGATCATATTGTTGCAGTATTTGCTCATCCTTTGATACATACGCCATGGCGACAGTGAAAAAAGCGAGATGCGCAAAGCAAAATCGAAGGAGCGTAGAAAATTTACAGAAGCAATGGAATTGGGAGCCGAGGAGAGGTGGCGGCTACTGCAGTCGACGGCCGACGCCGCCAGTTGTGCTTGCCCTGAAACACTCGCCTGATCTCCTATTTATAAAGGCGTGCCGCGAGGAAACCCTAAAAGGCCGTGACTGTCCAGTATGGGCCGGGCCTCTATTCAGAACAGTGGGCCGGGACAACTTATAGCACGATTCGGTCGAGGTCAAGAAGTTTCCAGAATTCCATAGGTTTCCAAGAAAATCGATGATGAACTCAAAAAAAAAACGATGATGAAAGAGTCTgaattttataaaaaaaaataaaatcctgGCCTAGTACGATGTGGTGTACTCCACTATTATAGAGTCTAAGCGATTTGCTGATGGGGCTCTTTTGAGATTTGATCATATGGAACTCGAATAGATTACACTCTGTGAGTACCAAACGAACAACAAAGGAGGCAACAAACTCGCCACGCCCCTTTGCCCTCCTGACGTGACCTGAGCATAGGCGGACGGATCTTCGCTCACGTTCTAGCGTTTCTCTTTCTCCCATACCCATCTGCTCGGCCTGAATATCTGCCGCAGGAGCGCCATCTTGGGGACATTCCAGTTTTCGACATGCCTGAACAAAAACCCAACTGTATCTGTCAAGCACCAGACTCGCAACGCATGCATCTCGTGCACACGATAAGCTCCTGGAACGACGGAGTGAGTGAGTACCTGCACACCTTCCCCGACTCGGCATCGAAGTAGTACTCCGTGTACCCGGTTGCTGAAAAGTGAAAAATGGTACAATGAGACCAAAAACATGCAGTACTGAAAACATGTTCAGTACAGGAGCGATGCATTTTGCAGTTTTGCACCGGCCGGGCCAAACGCGGTGTCGGTCTGCTGATACAGATACAGAGCGCGTAGCCGTGAACTTACCGGAGAGAATGGGCCTCCACGGGAACGACATGACGCAGCTGAAACGCCAGTGCCCGATCGATTTGTCCTGCACCCAGACCCAGCAAAGTCGATCAATCGGCGAAAACAACTCACCACTTCGCTGCTGTAAAGATCGATTGACTGACGCGGGAAATGTACCTCGACATCCTCCCATTTGGTCAGCTTCATGTTGGACTTCTCCAGCAGGGACCCGAAGTTGGTGCAGTTCCTCTTGAAGCGTTGCAGGCCTCTGAATGAACCCGCCGGGTCGGCGAACTCGCAGTCGTCTTCGTACGCCCCGAGCGTGAGGTTCCCTGCAGTACGAACGTAAGCAAACGGCAAACGTGCAGTAGTATAATAAAACGCGTGGAGCTTAATTCCTGACCTGTGACGAAGTATGACCGCGCGAAGTCATCCTTGATGGCCTCGGCGACCTGCGCGCGGCCAACGGGCTGGGACTCCGACGTGCCGTCGTCTGCAGCACCGGCGTCCGCCTCCGGAGACGGCGGCCGGAAGAAAGACGCGGCGATGCCGAGGGCCTCGGAGCCGTACCAGGCGGCCTTCAGGACCACGTTGTCCGACTCCGAGCCGGAGGGCGTGCCGGTGCGCGGGCTCGTGGACGTGGACCCGGGCTTTCTCTGCGCGTTCAGCCGGAAACGGCGGCGGGATGGCTGCTGGATGAGCACGCCGGCGTTCTGGCGGTGATGGCAGGTGGGGAGGGAAGTAGCCGGGGCGGGGTGCAGCAGGGCCATTCCTTTTGCCGGAGCTCCGGCCGGGCCAACAGTCTAGGGGCAGAGGAGTGGCACAGCCACTTGTTTGGCCTTGGCGTCTTCTGTACTTACTTGCTAGACTCTCTTACCGTTCGAGTGTGAGGTTGGGATTAAACGCGGGAGAGATGGATTTTCTTCACTCCGGAATGTGTGGTTACAGTGACGTAGTAGATCTAGGCAggtagagcatctacagccggccTCTAATAGCCGTCCGGTCATTGACAGGTTAAAAAAAACAATCaggttttttttgcgaaaaaatccaATCGGACCTCTCAAACCACCGACAAACGTCTCGCTGACCAACACCCCCCATATCCAGCCTAAATATAGGGCGGATATGGGGCGGCCAGGGCACGCCCAGGCGCGTCCGCCTGACAGGCCCGGCCCACCACCGACCCCATAGTTTGTCCCACAATAACCCCAATCCGGAGGCCTCGCTCCGAACCCTAGGTCACTCTCTCTCGCTCCGTCCTCTCCTTTCCCTCTTCGATTCCGATTCCATCCACTCTAATGTCCAGCTCTGGCAGCGACTCCAGCTCTGAGCTTGACTACAAGGAGGAGATGGCCCTCCGCATTGCGTTGGGGATGTCCAAGGTGGACACCGGCGGCAGCTCCGGATCAGGAGCGTCGTCGCAGGTCCCGTGCCGGCGACCGCGACCGCGACAACAACACCTTCTCCTCGGAAGACCAAGATCCTCCACCAGTCGCGGACGCCTACAGCTGCGCCGGTGACCGAAAGGGCAGAGGCACGACGAGGAAGTTGTGAAGCTCCATCTTCTCCGTCTTTAATTTCAAGTTTTTAGTAATCTAGTTTAAAATTGTccgtcgtttatgtgaattatgtgaACTTTGGCCATCTTTTGGAGATTCGTTGGTGATCGGAATGTGCATTTCTATGTCCAAATTTATGTATGTTTGATGATCTACGTTGTTTAGTTCCATGTTGCATACTTAGTATGGATATAGGGTATCGGATGTGAGATACACGGATTTGGACGACATGATTTGAGGAGTGTCGGGTCAGTGCCCGCGGACGCGCCGGGTGTGTCTGCGGGTGTTTAAGGGTCCGGATTTGCCCATTCCTGATGTAGATGCTCTTACAATGACATAGTAGATCTGGACAATTACTCCACCAATTTTTGAAGCTCAGACATTCGTCAAATAGCAACCAACACAAGCGCGCCGAATTCACACCATGCTCTCGAAATTTCTCTAGCAACAACGCCCCATCTCAAAAGATAATCGGCTTTATTAAACCTGAGTCGACTAACGTTTAGCAAAGTCTCGGTCGACGTGCTGTTCGTAGGATgttaggtgatatgtctccaacgtatctataatttatgtagtattcatgccatgtttataataatttcatatggttttggtatgatttgcatggaactaacccggactgacgttgttttcagcagaactactgtggtgttgtttttttatgcagaaatgaaagttctccaaacacttcgaaactttttgtgaattttttatggaccagaagagaaccattgggccagagcagcacctgggggtgccccgagggggcacaacccaccacggcgcgcctgggcccccagacgCACCCTGCTGGGTTGtggccacctcggtggcctcccgtaccccttcttcgccctataagttcccaaatatttcaaaaaccctcggggagaccctagatcggaagttccgccgccgcaagcctctgtatccaccaaaaaccaatcaggagcccgttccggcaccctgccggaggggggaatcatcatcggtggtcatcttcatcatcccggtgaccaccacgatgaggagggagtagtccacccacgGGGCAAAGGGtttgtacctgtagctatgtgtttaatctctctctcgcgcgcgatcttgagatgtcacgatcttgatgtatcatgggctttgttaacatagatggatcatatgatgtttctcccctctctactcttgttgtgatgaattgagtctttaccctttgaagttttgtcttgtcggattgaatgttcagatctgagaacacatgatatttgtcttgcatatgaatgacaatggggtattattttgattcacttgatatatgttatggcactcaacttgcgaatTCCCGAGGTGAacttggggtaatctatgcataggggttgatgcacgtttttattatcttttctccgatagaaactttggggtctccttgtagttctttgtgtggattgagtattatgaatctgaaattgtttgatacatatcgtataatgaACTCATGGGTACTCACGGTGACATTGGggcatctaggtgacattagagttggttgatatgcatcacatggtgttattttattacgaactcttgattagatcgaatggaaagaataacttgctgttattttagtacgaactctaggatagattgatcggaaagaatagctttgaggtggtttcataccctacaaacaatttctatcttttgttctccgctaataggaattcgggagtgattctttattgcactttgagggataatcatatgatccaactatgttagcattgttgagagattgcactagtgaaagtatgcaccccaGGCCTCATTTTCTattattgcaatactgtttgtgctccattttatctcttactaccttgctgttttttatagttcgcactacaaaaacttatatctactattcatactacacttttatcaccatctcttcgccgaactagtgcacctatacaatttgccattgtattgggtgtgttggggacacaagaaatttcttgtatttgattgcagggttgcttgagagagactatattcatcctacgcctcccacgggttgataaaccttagggcatccacttgagggaaaaaatTGCTACCGCCCTACAAAAATCTGTGCTTGGTGGCCCAACACGTGTctgcaagaataaagttgcatagtagacatcagtagcaGCCTTtaggcgtgtttggttgcccgcattaggCTGAATTAGGATGAGTTGGGCCCAAAAAAGTGTGATTGGTTGCATATGGGGTGGGATGGCTTGCATTGACATGAACCTTAAAGTAGCCCAGAGCCTGGCTCTTTGGAAACCCTTGAATCGGCAGTTTCCAACAAGCCTAGCTCAGTGTGGCGCAAGCTCACACGCAAGGGAACAACTTGACACTACTGCAAGATGGTGATAatgtgacactatgatcagagacccttcgagaaactgtgtgcgatgcaataatcacaaatggtggtgtcagagaaccataaaaaatgtccaaaacgtttgcgatgatcgatgcatcaaacacggttccgattttagttgcatgtgcaatacagggcatatggttgatccagcAGAATTGTTTGCGATGATGAAGAGCAACAGAaggccatatcaatgtgtgtgcgatatatggcatacagttccctccgatgaactgtgtgctattagggaatgcaagaGAAAtgatcagccagatcaaggtgtgtgtgatatacggcatacgattCACTTagacaaactgttttcgattaggcaagagaacagaaacggttcatcttaacaagatgtgtgtgatatgcggcatttgcaatgagccaaaagaacacaaacgattcgtgtaaaccagatgtgtgtgatacgcagcaaacagcccactcggatgaactatttgcgatgggAAATTATAACACGGACGATTACTATAGTAAGTTCATGTgtgattctgttcgtacaaaaaactttgaaaaatgcaaactagttgcttgcgtataaacaattatcaaaaagtaacgtgatagaccttcttcaagtcaatcaacatgtgttcagaaaaaaaatgtcaaaaattacaaaacaaagacctcgatattAACTAGATGGGATGGGTCAGTACAAAGGTTTATAATACAAAGGTGTATAATAAACCTTTGCAGTTGCCCATCCAACTAGTTAATATTGAGTCCACTTCCCATCTGGTCACTCATctcatgactactccagcctcagcacacttaacttgggagttctgttagatgagctatcaatagggaagctggtccttgatGTTGTGGATCCCTCTTTGCAGCCTTTATTGTGCAACACAACGGCAAACAAGTCcgtgatcagaaatgtgtgcgaagaacaATAGTAACACAAACGAttactgctaataagccgtgtgatttgctctgtctatagaagaataacatgtaGGAGAAAcaataagtgactatacagatcattcgcacacacctcaataaacaattgcatgcattctaaagtaggagaaacaatcgtctagtcatctacttcttgtgacgctcccgccattgCTCTATGGCTCGATCCCTCGGCTGGGTCTTGaacaagacacttcctcatgtcaacgatccgcctgtacatctcgtagcttgtgtatgcgTCATTGGTCACGTACTTTatgtgttcttcatccagtctctgatgccaaacactgtgccaggtgtccttgtccttcttgctctcatccttcatcttcatgtagtaggggtcgatgatggccgaggcgaggtcaaccagggattTTAGTTTGTTCTtggcgctgccccagaccttgtagtggtccaggatgttgacaagattcgggcatttcaagcccgaaaccttgagtgcCTTTAGATCATTGGCGGTGTCCACCGCAGCGAACTCgtagtcggagctcttgataaaactggggaaacgctcgcaaggccttgtggccaggtggtagtggtagacgaggacgtcatgtcgcacgggCAACTGAGCGatgacaaccttctgatcatgcccggcacgaccgatggtgtaatcaaggtcgaagccgaccacttggtacttgtcctcggcaaggaactgctccatagtttggatggagctctccaccaacaccggatcgttcatgtacaccactaagagggccttccccctcacatgggtgtccactacatgatgcatggtgaactgcccgccttTGTCATCaccggccgctgggagcgccattggagccacggggatcgccattggaaccgctggatgtcctctctgtatgtgtcatcgtggAGGTGCTCattgtgtcgtgtgacgcgagagatgaaggtaaatggccgcacgAATAAATGGGAGCcaggcggcctggattctcggcgcgtccgcatggcagtttttgcatcgGGTAACTGCATTATggagccgcgcccggcgcaaccgcatgcacacgaacgtgcgtgatcgtgcgccggccccaaacactggcagcgcgcatggagggacgagggcagagcacccggagggacgcgagagggCAGAGCGCACGCggtgggacgcgagcagagcgcaccggggccgcctcaaccgcaagcaaccacacacatagagcaattgaacacgcaggaaatggtcgcctacaagtcgGCTGACACTTGCGTCGCtgcatagagagcggccgtgtgctactacctccgtcttggtctatagtcccatttatattatgtgccatactttgccctcaaatttaaccaacaaaatgttaatgcattttataaaaattatataattggaaactatgttcaaatacgtatccaactatataatctttggcgacatgcattcgtattttattagttaaatcctacttctAAACCAGGATGGGTGTATAGTAGGTAATTCAATCGCAAACAGTTTTTTTATTAATCgcatgtgtacgtggcctttcgtcctcctctcgcacgccttgtcaccccgctgccgtagacggcttacagcgcaagcttgctcACCGCACGGGagcattcttttggccaaatggtggcgccaatgaatcgtcggtgagcccattaCCGCggaacctcgcaggttcccgcgcaagcttcccacccgactgggtgtaatcccccaaaatcccaatgcttaccggcctgctataaaaaacctcatggccggcgagtcccgcgtcgcattttcccctccctcactGTGGCTTACCTCGTATGCTTCTCCCACAattgccaatggcaccggtccatcgtggtagtgatacgtctccgacgtatctacttttccaaacacttttgcccttgttttggagtctaacttgcatgatttgaatgaaattaactcggactgacgctgttttcagcagaactgccatgatgttgttttatgtgtagaaaagaaaagttctcagaatgtcctgaaaatccacggaggcacttttcagaataaataagaatttctggcgaaagaatcaaggccagggggcccacgggatgtccacgagacaggggggcgcccccctaggggcgcgccctcctatctcgtgggcccccggacctcctccgacctcaactccaactccatatataccgtctcggggagaaaaaaatcaaggagaaattttcatcacgtttcacgacacggagccgccgccaagccctaatctctctcgggagggctgatctggagtccgttcggggctccggagagggggattcatcgccgtcgtcatcatcaaccatcctccaccaatttcatgatgctcaccaccgtgcatgagtaattccatcgtaggcttgctggacggtgatgggttggatgagatttaccatgtaatcaagttagttttgttagggtttgatccctagtatccactatgttctgagattgatgttgctatgactttgctatgcttaatgcttgtcactagggcccgagtgccatgatttcagatctgaacctattatgttttcatgaatatatgtgtgttcttgatcctatcttgcaagtctatagtcacctattatgtgttatgatccgacaaccccgaagtgacaataatcgggatacttctcggtgatgaccgtagtttgaggagttcatgtattcactatgtgttaatgctttggtccggttctctattaaaaggaggccttaatatcccttagtttccactaggaccccgctgccacgggagggtaggacaaaagatgtcatgcaagttcttttccataagcacgtatgactatttacggaatacatgcctacattacattgatgaattggagctagttctatatcaccctatgttataactattgcatgaggaatcgcatccggcataattatccatcactgatccattgcctacgagcttttcacatattgttcttcgcttatttacttttccgttgctactgttacaactactacaaaaacccaaaaacatttaccttttctgttgctactgttaccattactatcataccactcttgctactaaatactttgctgcagatactaagttatccaggtgtggttgaattgacaactcaactgctaatactcaagaatattctttggctccccttgtgtcgaatcaataaatttgggttgtacttcaccctcgaaagctgttgcgatcccctacacttgtgggttatcaagactaatttctggcgccgttgccggggagcatagctctattctctgagtcacttgggatttatatctgttgatcactatgaagaacttgaaagacgctaagaccaagattttgccctcaactacgaggggaggtaaggaactgccatctagctctgcactagattctccttccgttattagtaagcttgcgacacctaaacctgctactgctatgaattctgatatgtcgcatgttatcgatgatgccacttctgctttgcatgatacttatgatgaaactacttctgtgcgtgatactactttgccattaggtgaatttctagatgaacaactttctagagttagggggaatgaaaatattgaagatgctattgatgatagtgatgatgaacgttcccccaatgattatgttttacctgttgttcctaagggttatgttatgaacaaagaagctgctgaagctattcttgcttgcaatgatagatctgatcttaatgctagaatgaaacccgatcctacttttgctacttcacctatctgtgttactgataaggattatgaattctctgttgatcctgatattattactttagttgaatctgatcctttttatggccttgaatctgaaactgttgtggcacatcttaccaagttgaatgatatagccaccctatttactcatgatgagaagtctcgctatttatatatccttaagatatttccgttctcattaaagggtgatgctaagacttggtataattctcttgctcctggttgtgtgcgtagtccccaggatatgatttattacttctctgctaaatatttccctgctcataagaaacaagctgccttgcgggaaatatataattttgtgcaaatcaaagaagagagtctcccacaagcttggggg is a window encoding:
- the LOC123046236 gene encoding uncharacterized protein, whose amino-acid sequence is MALLHPAPATSLPTCHHRQNAGVLIQQPSRRRFRLNAQRKPGSTSTSPRTGTPSGSESDNVVLKAAWYGSEALGIAASFFRPPSPEADAGAADDGTSESQPVGRAQVAEAIKDDFARSYFVTGNLTLGAYEDDCEFADPAGSFRGLQRFKRNCTNFGSLLEKSNMKLTKWEDVEDKSIGHWRFSCVMSFPWRPILSATGYTEYYFDAESGKVCRHVENWNVPKMALLRQIFRPSRWVWEKEKR